One window of Phycisphaeraceae bacterium genomic DNA carries:
- a CDS encoding TatD family hydrolase — MIDTHCHLTFPEFAGQVPEVLARAKQHGVHGAITVSTSTSNAPECLAIAGDHANVWCTAGVHPLYSDDPGSLPHVWDRLREVAHHPKCVAWGELGLDRHYSEPAFGVQLAVLDEQLDHLRRWKRDGIEKPVVLHCREAFDDLIPILKRSGLDTTRMVFHCFTGGPREMRKVLDIGAWASFTGVATYRNAAEVRDAARLVPLDRIMVETDAPYLSPEPKRGVRPCEPWMVSITARSLAETRAEPWPDFHDTLNRNTASFFGIPEESIRGGAA; from the coding sequence ATGATCGACACGCATTGCCATCTCACCTTTCCGGAGTTCGCGGGCCAGGTGCCCGAGGTGCTCGCCCGCGCGAAGCAGCACGGGGTCCACGGCGCGATCACCGTATCAACCTCGACATCCAACGCGCCGGAGTGTCTGGCGATCGCCGGAGACCACGCAAACGTCTGGTGCACCGCGGGCGTTCACCCTTTGTACAGCGATGATCCGGGGTCGTTGCCCCACGTCTGGGATCGGCTCCGCGAAGTCGCCCATCACCCCAAATGCGTCGCCTGGGGCGAACTCGGTCTGGATCGGCACTACAGCGAACCCGCGTTCGGCGTGCAACTCGCCGTGCTCGATGAGCAACTGGACCACCTTCGACGCTGGAAGCGCGACGGCATCGAGAAACCCGTCGTCCTCCACTGCCGGGAAGCGTTCGACGATCTCATCCCCATCCTCAAACGCAGCGGGCTCGACACCACCCGCATGGTCTTCCACTGCTTCACCGGCGGCCCGCGAGAGATGCGCAAGGTGCTCGACATCGGCGCCTGGGCCAGCTTCACGGGCGTCGCCACCTACAGGAACGCCGCCGAGGTCCGCGACGCCGCGAGACTCGTGCCGCTCGATCGCATCATGGTCGAGACCGACGCGCCCTACCTCTCCCCTGAGCCCAAACGTGGCGTCAGGCCCTGTGAGCCGTGGATGGTCTCGATCACCGCCCGCTCCCTCGCAGAGACGCGCGCCGAACCCTGGCCGGACTTCCACGACACGCTCAACCGGAACACCGCGAGCTTCTTCGGAATCCCCGAAGAGTCGATCCGGGGAGGAGCCGCGTGA
- the galE gene encoding UDP-glucose 4-epimerase GalE yields the protein MSVLVTGGAGYIGSHAVQRLLAEGHDVVVVDNLFRGHLAAIDRLRQRAKGGDRLGFERLDIGHTDAIESVIRERRIETIMHFAAWTYVGESVEKPLDYYTNNTAGSLSLIRACERSWSHPHGGVRRFVFSSTAATYGEPPAERVPIREDCPQLPINPYGASKLMVERMLIDAVRAAARQGRDFGAACLRYFNVAGADRTGLIGEDHDPETHLIPIAIQVALGKRPALTIFGDDYPTPDGTCIRDYVHVEDLADAHATVMQNMRAREAVAYNLGIGRGYSVREVASAVERVTGKTIPITIGKRRAGDPPALFADPAKIRRELGWNASWTDLDRIIATAWDWMRQNPDGYKS from the coding sequence ATGAGCGTGCTCGTGACCGGAGGCGCCGGGTACATCGGATCACACGCCGTCCAGCGGCTCCTCGCCGAAGGGCACGACGTCGTCGTGGTGGACAACCTCTTCCGAGGCCACCTCGCAGCGATCGATCGCCTGCGCCAGCGCGCCAAGGGCGGAGATCGACTCGGTTTCGAACGCCTCGACATCGGCCATACCGACGCCATCGAGTCCGTCATCCGCGAGCGAAGGATCGAAACGATCATGCACTTCGCGGCGTGGACCTATGTCGGAGAGTCAGTCGAGAAACCCCTCGACTACTACACCAACAACACCGCGGGCTCGCTCTCGCTCATCCGCGCGTGCGAACGCAGCTGGAGCCACCCGCACGGCGGAGTGAGGCGTTTCGTCTTCAGCTCCACCGCCGCCACCTACGGCGAACCGCCCGCCGAACGAGTCCCGATTCGCGAGGATTGTCCCCAACTCCCCATCAATCCGTACGGCGCATCCAAGCTCATGGTCGAACGCATGCTCATCGACGCCGTTCGCGCCGCCGCCAGGCAAGGGCGAGACTTCGGAGCCGCGTGCCTGCGATACTTCAACGTCGCAGGAGCCGATCGCACAGGCCTGATCGGCGAGGACCACGATCCCGAGACCCATCTCATCCCGATCGCGATCCAGGTCGCCCTCGGCAAGCGCCCCGCACTCACAATCTTCGGCGACGACTACCCCACGCCGGACGGAACCTGCATCCGTGACTACGTCCATGTCGAAGACCTCGCCGACGCGCACGCGACAGTCATGCAGAACATGCGCGCCCGCGAGGCAGTCGCCTACAACCTCGGCATCGGGCGCGGCTACTCCGTTCGCGAGGTCGCCTCCGCTGTCGAACGAGTCACCGGAAAGACCATCCCCATCACTATCGGCAAACGCCGCGCAGGCGATCCCCCTGCACTCTTCGCAGATCCCGCAAAAATCCGCCGCGAACTCGGCTGGAACGCGTCATGGACCGACCTCGATCGCATCATCGCGACCGCGTGGGACTGGATGCGTCAAAACCCCGATGGATACAAGTCCTGA
- a CDS encoding alpha/beta hydrolase — translation MTPTPNRLLASLLGVALFPLLALSQSAAPNEAALVSGVHAAGASGSWRDPSQWPPRFGRTVDQPIQGVVVELPAGRTTHAWKAASAAGALARGWWDTASDSERLLNGQPATTFFAEPIDGVFGFHREPLKPNEPPESLPPAAAMMFVSGQRTDAPWAGLAPETVSIERTWFSLYDPTKGPARGIAIVMPGLFGTPEAVFDQVVRHFQSRRWVVLRMMAQPSRYTERLTISIDPDGTAAAASRLASTFDQRAAECAYAVEAALAWAESNRPEIRNMPRVILGGSGGAMSLPPVVARRPGSFHAAVLIAGGADFATIAATSNYEEWVDSVRLRWGDRKGTPAEVEALSRDYLAHARLDAYHTAEALQGTPMLFVQASRDRAVPAQQQELLWERLGRPERRLLNVGHETLFVSLPLRMSGIMDWIDKALESAERGQAAEPHHPPEPE, via the coding sequence ATGACACCCACACCGAACCGGCTGCTCGCATCTCTGCTCGGCGTGGCTCTCTTCCCTTTGCTGGCTCTCAGCCAGTCCGCCGCGCCGAACGAGGCCGCGCTCGTTTCCGGCGTCCACGCCGCGGGCGCATCGGGCTCTTGGCGCGATCCGTCCCAATGGCCGCCACGATTCGGCCGCACGGTCGATCAACCGATCCAGGGCGTGGTCGTCGAACTGCCCGCCGGTAGAACAACGCACGCTTGGAAAGCCGCCAGCGCGGCCGGCGCACTCGCCCGCGGGTGGTGGGACACAGCGTCAGACAGTGAAAGACTGCTCAACGGCCAGCCCGCAACCACATTCTTCGCAGAGCCGATCGACGGCGTCTTCGGGTTCCATCGCGAACCGCTCAAGCCGAACGAGCCCCCGGAATCACTCCCTCCCGCCGCTGCAATGATGTTCGTCAGCGGCCAACGCACGGACGCACCCTGGGCGGGTCTCGCGCCAGAGACGGTCTCGATCGAACGCACATGGTTCTCTCTCTACGACCCCACCAAGGGTCCCGCACGAGGCATCGCCATCGTCATGCCCGGACTCTTCGGCACGCCCGAAGCCGTCTTTGATCAGGTCGTACGCCACTTCCAATCACGCCGCTGGGTCGTGCTGCGCATGATGGCACAGCCCTCGCGCTACACAGAGCGGCTCACCATCTCGATCGATCCGGACGGCACCGCCGCCGCGGCTTCCCGATTGGCATCCACCTTCGATCAGCGCGCCGCCGAGTGCGCATACGCCGTCGAAGCCGCCCTCGCCTGGGCCGAGTCGAACCGCCCGGAGATCCGCAACATGCCGCGAGTCATCCTCGGAGGGAGCGGCGGAGCCATGTCTCTCCCTCCCGTCGTCGCGCGACGACCCGGAAGCTTCCACGCCGCCGTGCTCATCGCCGGCGGAGCAGACTTCGCCACCATCGCCGCGACGAGCAACTATGAAGAGTGGGTCGATTCGGTCCGCCTGCGTTGGGGCGACCGGAAGGGAACACCGGCCGAGGTCGAGGCGTTGAGCCGCGACTATCTCGCCCACGCAAGACTCGACGCCTACCACACCGCCGAGGCCCTGCAGGGAACGCCGATGCTCTTCGTGCAGGCGTCCCGCGACCGCGCCGTCCCGGCGCAGCAGCAGGAACTGCTCTGGGAACGTCTCGGTCGTCCTGAACGTCGCCTGCTCAACGTCGGCCACGAAACACTCTTCGTCTCACTTCCTCTGCGCATGAGCGGCATCATGGACTGGATCGACAAAGCCCTCGAATCGGCGGAGCGCGGGCAAGCCGCAGAGCCGCACCATCCGCCGGAACCGGAATGA
- the lgt gene encoding prolipoprotein diacylglyceryl transferase, translating into MSPLPTICSTLAESWFHDLGPVLLQLGPVAIRWYGLSYVLGFIAGWYLLSRLARKNLIALPPDRVGDAAMLFVLGVVLGGRLGYAILYDPALFITFSSGFPFWALLEINKGGMASHGGIVGTIIAAAVISRGFKDADGKRVGRCPAPHMMDTIALVCPVGLGLGRLANFINGELLGKIVTMPGAGPGPWWAVKFPQEVLDEHAPDLSASQVESLRTLAATYARPGDITFAQQYQRLLDTLHAGGERAAQIKHDLAPLLASRHPSQLYQFAAEGLILGLALWWIWRKPRKPGVVGSWFLILYGAMRIATEFWRLPDGHLAVQRIAGLSRGQWLSVLMVILGLVLLRWFMSRDAAKLGGWMKAKVNA; encoded by the coding sequence GTGAGCCCCCTGCCGACGATCTGCTCGACACTCGCCGAATCGTGGTTCCACGACCTCGGACCGGTCCTCCTGCAACTCGGACCGGTCGCGATCCGCTGGTACGGGCTCTCGTACGTCCTCGGGTTCATCGCGGGGTGGTATCTGCTCTCCCGCCTCGCCCGCAAGAACCTGATCGCCCTCCCGCCCGACCGCGTCGGCGACGCCGCAATGCTCTTCGTCCTCGGCGTCGTCCTCGGGGGACGCCTCGGCTACGCCATCCTCTACGATCCCGCTCTGTTCATCACATTCTCGTCTGGCTTCCCATTCTGGGCTCTCCTCGAAATCAACAAGGGCGGCATGGCGAGCCACGGCGGAATCGTCGGCACGATCATCGCCGCCGCGGTCATCTCGCGCGGCTTCAAAGACGCCGACGGCAAACGCGTCGGCAGATGCCCCGCGCCGCACATGATGGACACCATCGCCCTCGTCTGCCCCGTCGGGCTCGGGCTCGGACGCCTGGCCAACTTCATCAACGGCGAACTCCTCGGCAAGATCGTCACCATGCCAGGCGCCGGCCCGGGCCCGTGGTGGGCCGTGAAGTTCCCGCAGGAAGTCCTCGACGAGCACGCGCCGGATCTCTCCGCTTCGCAGGTCGAATCCCTCAGAACACTCGCCGCAACCTACGCCAGACCAGGCGACATCACCTTCGCCCAGCAGTACCAGCGTCTGCTCGACACGCTCCACGCCGGAGGCGAGCGAGCGGCACAGATCAAGCATGATCTCGCCCCCCTCCTCGCCTCGCGCCACCCATCCCAGTTGTACCAGTTCGCCGCCGAAGGCCTCATCCTCGGCCTCGCCCTCTGGTGGATCTGGCGCAAACCCAGAAAGCCGGGCGTCGTCGGGTCCTGGTTCCTGATTCTCTACGGGGCCATGCGGATCGCCACCGAATTCTGGCGCTTGCCCGATGGACACCTCGCCGTCCAGCGCATCGCGGGGCTGAGCCGCGGCCAATGGCTCAGCGTGCTGATGGTGATCCTCGGGCTCGTGCTCCTGAGATGGTTCATGTCTCGTGACGCCGCGAAACTCGGCGGATGGATGAAGGCGAAGGTGAACGCATGA